In Bacteriovorax stolpii, a single genomic region encodes these proteins:
- a CDS encoding lipoate--protein ligase, protein MHNQNQTNQSSSIQTNSSPKLRVMISETFDPWFNLATEDWIFRDMDPETKVLFLWRNDKTVVIGRFQNPWTECNTQKMEENGIKLARRQSGGGAVFHDLGNTNFTFLSSKATFDKAANNKIITRALGSFGLEAFPSGRNDILVNTADGEKKISGSAFKETKDRSFHHGTLLINADMTQLGLYLNPNVKKLQSKGITSVRARVVNLQELNAEVTHDALCKKIIEEFFDHYQTTAPIEILDHEYLKNIPALNEHFQKMSDWNWRFGEAPQFNHQMSERFDWGLVDVHLDVHKAIVEKAQIFSDSLHPEMIEQLMASLTKIPYTKEAFQTAIRKVAVDLPMIGDYLQEFESWIAKEIS, encoded by the coding sequence ATGCACAACCAGAACCAAACGAACCAATCGTCATCGATCCAAACCAACTCGAGCCCGAAGCTTCGAGTGATGATCTCGGAAACCTTTGATCCGTGGTTTAACCTGGCAACGGAAGACTGGATCTTCCGTGATATGGACCCGGAAACCAAAGTGCTTTTCCTTTGGAGAAACGACAAGACTGTTGTTATCGGGCGTTTTCAAAACCCGTGGACAGAATGTAATACGCAAAAGATGGAAGAAAACGGAATTAAACTCGCTCGCCGTCAAAGTGGTGGTGGGGCCGTCTTCCACGATCTGGGAAATACCAACTTCACATTTTTATCGAGCAAAGCGACTTTTGATAAGGCCGCCAATAATAAAATTATCACGCGCGCTCTAGGCTCTTTTGGTTTAGAGGCCTTTCCATCAGGGCGAAACGACATCCTGGTCAACACCGCTGACGGGGAAAAGAAAATCTCAGGAAGCGCGTTTAAAGAGACAAAAGACCGCTCATTTCACCATGGGACACTGCTTATCAACGCCGATATGACTCAGCTTGGGTTGTACTTAAACCCGAACGTAAAAAAGCTTCAGTCAAAAGGAATCACTTCGGTGCGTGCACGTGTGGTGAATTTACAGGAACTAAACGCTGAAGTGACTCACGATGCTCTTTGTAAAAAAATCATTGAAGAGTTTTTCGATCATTACCAGACCACGGCCCCCATTGAAATCCTGGACCACGAATACCTAAAAAATATCCCGGCGCTAAACGAGCACTTCCAGAAAATGAGTGACTGGAACTGGCGTTTTGGGGAGGCCCCACAATTTAACCATCAAATGTCCGAGCGTTTTGATTGGGGATTGGTGGATGTTCACCTTGATGTGCACAAAGCGATAGTGGAAAAGGCGCAGATTTTTTCGGATTCACTTCACCCAGAAATGATCGAACAACTTATGGCCTCTTTAACGAAGATTCCTTATACTAAGGAAGCTTTCCAGACAGCGATTAGAAAAGTGGCGGTGGATCTTCCGATGATTGGGGATTACCTGCAGGAATTTGAAAGCTGGATTGCAAAAGAGATTAGCTAA
- a CDS encoding ABC transporter ATP-binding protein: MRNTKFHDHAYFIWKSFLKDRWPTYALGALSVLLTNLMQILAPKNIGWIVDFFAKKPIPTYLTGKTDEETFLILFIVLAVSRVLINIFRFMWRITLGRQTHYAAADLRRDVWEHVRYFKKEDLDRKFTKGVLMSASASDSLSARFIFGFTLVAVFDVAFLGAFTFITMAFIHVPMALLSFLVLLFVPIFVRKLSKREVEQYRQVQDTLSHFNDLSSQAVSTIKLQRLTQTGPFWERRLMGVAEEHREKRLKGIWLSLLYIPVMGAATIISYVVLFAMGIYFTFNGKMTVGEFISMQGLIFLLHDPLMSLGFIISEWKKGFTALERLAEIYQHEKEQFLLMIGSPIDETKSEHVLDVENLSYAFRDSAPLFQNLSFKLKKGDRLGITGPIGSGKTTLLSVLTGLDRQNGGEVRLFGKPFSDYGHHDLRNYIGYVHQKPFLFADSIKVNVAMDRNISDEDIWRYLDLAGLKDDVEAFPHKLDTQLGEWGINLSGGQKQRLTLARALARDPKVLFLDDCLSAVDTITEERILKNLDTHLKDVTLIWVAHRKSTLKYCNHTFELKAHH, from the coding sequence ATGAGAAACACGAAGTTTCACGATCACGCTTATTTTATCTGGAAGTCTTTTTTAAAAGACCGCTGGCCGACGTATGCACTTGGAGCTCTTTCTGTTTTACTGACAAACCTAATGCAGATCCTGGCGCCGAAGAACATCGGATGGATCGTCGACTTCTTTGCTAAAAAACCTATCCCTACTTATTTAACGGGAAAGACGGATGAGGAAACCTTCCTTATTCTTTTTATCGTCCTGGCCGTCTCACGAGTTTTAATCAATATCTTTCGCTTTATGTGGAGGATTACGCTGGGGAGACAGACTCACTACGCGGCCGCTGATCTTCGCCGTGATGTATGGGAGCACGTTCGTTACTTTAAGAAAGAAGACTTAGATAGAAAGTTCACTAAAGGTGTACTGATGAGTGCTTCGGCCTCTGATAGCTTGAGTGCTCGCTTTATTTTTGGTTTTACTTTAGTCGCTGTCTTTGACGTGGCCTTCTTAGGTGCTTTTACTTTTATTACCATGGCCTTCATCCATGTGCCGATGGCCCTGCTGTCTTTTTTAGTTCTGCTTTTTGTTCCGATTTTTGTTCGTAAACTCTCTAAGAGAGAAGTTGAACAGTACCGCCAGGTGCAAGATACGCTTTCGCACTTTAACGACCTGTCTTCTCAGGCCGTCTCAACGATTAAGCTTCAGCGCCTAACTCAGACGGGCCCATTTTGGGAGAGACGTTTAATGGGAGTCGCGGAAGAGCACCGTGAAAAAAGATTAAAAGGAATCTGGCTTTCTCTTCTCTATATTCCGGTGATGGGAGCAGCGACGATTATTTCTTACGTTGTTCTTTTTGCGATGGGGATTTATTTTACTTTCAATGGAAAGATGACTGTCGGGGAGTTTATCTCGATGCAGGGATTAATTTTTCTTCTGCATGATCCATTGATGTCGCTTGGATTTATTATTTCTGAATGGAAAAAAGGCTTTACGGCGCTTGAGCGTCTGGCCGAAATCTACCAGCATGAAAAAGAGCAGTTCTTATTGATGATTGGCTCGCCCATTGATGAGACTAAATCTGAACACGTTTTAGATGTTGAGAATTTAAGTTATGCTTTTAGAGATTCTGCGCCACTGTTTCAAAACCTGAGCTTCAAATTAAAAAAAGGGGACAGACTGGGAATCACGGGGCCTATTGGGTCAGGAAAGACAACACTCCTTTCAGTTCTTACCGGGCTTGACCGCCAAAATGGTGGAGAGGTTCGTTTATTTGGAAAACCTTTTTCGGATTATGGGCATCACGATCTAAGAAACTACATTGGTTACGTTCATCAAAAACCATTTCTTTTTGCTGACTCGATTAAAGTCAACGTGGCAATGGATAGAAATATCAGCGACGAAGACATCTGGAGATACCTGGATCTTGCAGGCCTTAAAGATGATGTGGAAGCTTTCCCTCATAAACTAGACACTCAGTTAGGGGAGTGGGGAATTAACCTTTCAGGTGGGCAAAAGCAGCGCTTAACGCTTGCTCGTGCACTGGCCAGAGACCCGAAAGTTCTTTTCCTGGATGACTGCTTGAGTGCGGTGGACACCATCACAGAAGAGCGCATCTTAAAAAACTTAGATACGCATTTAAAAGATGTCACTCTCATTTGGGTGGCCCACAGAAAGTCGACACTGAAATACTGCAATCACACTTTTGAATTAAAGGCGCACCATTGA
- a CDS encoding ABC transporter ATP-binding protein, with protein sequence MKARFKTLFRRKNTNRILPDQLALHQHTYLMADDQDESQVGEKGMGDKKSFLVLLHYAKPYKWQIIFALSLIFSSSFLAIYSSKLMGDLLEEGLMKRDMHMSIVYAVSILLLEIGSIFFIWVGRQKLAVAASKVIFSVRKNLFAKLQQLPLQYYDRQPQGRIVTRITHDVEGIEEFFTSGLGNLISASMMTILAVAAMIVSNPKLGLVMTLSITPSIILIIKTKDFLKNSNRRVSKFSSAINAKLSEYLNGVETIRNYGLEKWSMEKYAHTVDDYLYAQLRGNTLFAWSMPLVSFCATIPLIGLVWYGGHGVLTGVYSVGLFVAFVRYYERFFNPMMLLSREIHVVQQAFTSTERVMSFLNEKDEDEVLKNNGKMITNSLHGDIKFENVFMKYLEGGWVLKDLNFHIQAGEKIGLVGKTGCGKSSTVALLSRLYEYQEGEVLIDDIPIRNYDRHALRDKIGFVSQDAIIFKGSLRENLSCDETQTDQYLIEASQTTGLVRALSKEGFNLDMEVLEGGTNLSVGQRQLVSLTRVLLKNPSILVLDEATANIDPHYEEIIHEAVMKMMKGRTCLMIAHRLETLKQCDRILVFNQGQLVEEGPLSELLTQGNYFYRLHNAQSVH encoded by the coding sequence TTGAAAGCACGATTTAAAACCTTATTCAGAAGAAAAAACACAAACCGCATTTTGCCGGATCAATTGGCCTTGCATCAGCACACTTATTTAATGGCCGATGACCAGGATGAAAGTCAGGTTGGTGAAAAAGGGATGGGAGACAAGAAATCTTTCCTAGTTCTTCTTCACTATGCAAAACCTTATAAATGGCAAATCATTTTTGCCCTGTCCCTGATTTTTTCGAGTTCATTTCTGGCGATTTACTCATCAAAACTGATGGGGGATTTACTGGAAGAGGGGCTTATGAAAAGAGACATGCATATGTCTATCGTTTATGCCGTGAGCATCCTGCTTTTAGAAATTGGAAGCATTTTCTTTATCTGGGTAGGAAGACAAAAACTTGCTGTTGCTGCTTCAAAAGTTATTTTCTCAGTAAGAAAAAATCTTTTCGCCAAACTTCAACAGCTTCCTCTGCAGTATTATGACCGTCAGCCTCAAGGACGCATCGTGACTCGTATTACTCACGATGTTGAGGGGATCGAAGAATTTTTCACTTCAGGTCTTGGAAACTTAATTTCTGCTTCCATGATGACGATTCTTGCCGTCGCCGCCATGATTGTTTCTAATCCCAAGTTGGGATTAGTCATGACGTTGTCGATTACTCCGTCGATTATCCTGATTATTAAAACTAAAGACTTCTTAAAAAACTCTAACCGCAGAGTTTCTAAATTCTCTTCGGCCATCAACGCTAAACTTTCAGAGTATTTAAATGGCGTGGAGACGATTAGAAATTACGGCCTGGAAAAATGGTCGATGGAAAAATACGCTCACACGGTTGATGATTATCTTTATGCTCAATTAAGAGGGAACACTCTTTTTGCCTGGAGTATGCCTCTGGTGTCTTTCTGTGCAACGATTCCACTCATTGGACTTGTTTGGTACGGAGGCCATGGAGTTTTAACCGGTGTTTATTCTGTAGGTCTTTTTGTGGCCTTCGTTCGTTATTATGAGAGATTCTTTAACCCGATGATGCTTTTATCGCGCGAAATCCACGTGGTTCAGCAAGCTTTCACAAGTACAGAAAGGGTTATGAGTTTTCTTAACGAAAAAGATGAAGACGAAGTGTTAAAAAATAACGGCAAGATGATCACTAACTCACTTCACGGTGACATCAAGTTTGAAAACGTCTTTATGAAATACCTTGAAGGTGGATGGGTTCTAAAAGATCTGAACTTCCATATTCAAGCGGGAGAAAAAATCGGACTGGTAGGAAAGACGGGGTGTGGAAAGAGCTCTACGGTGGCCCTTCTGTCGCGTTTATATGAATACCAGGAAGGGGAAGTCTTAATTGATGATATCCCCATTAGAAATTACGACCGCCACGCTCTAAGAGATAAAATTGGTTTTGTCTCTCAAGATGCGATTATTTTTAAAGGATCATTAAGAGAAAATCTCTCATGCGATGAAACGCAGACAGACCAATACTTGATTGAGGCCTCACAGACCACAGGGCTGGTGCGTGCGCTCTCAAAAGAAGGGTTTAATCTTGATATGGAAGTTTTAGAAGGTGGGACAAACCTTTCTGTCGGACAAAGACAGTTGGTGAGTTTAACCCGCGTTCTTTTAAAAAACCCATCTATTCTGGTTTTAGATGAGGCCACGGCCAACATCGATCCTCACTATGAAGAAATCATTCACGAAGCCGTCATGAAAATGATGAAGGGAAGAACGTGTCTGATGATTGCTCACCGCCTGGAAACACTTAAGCAGTGTGACCGTATCTTAGTCTTTAATCAGGGGCAATTGGTGGAAGAGGGACCTTTATCCGAGCTTCTCACTCAAGGGAATTACTTCTATCGCCTGCACAATGCTCAGTCGGTTCATTAA
- a CDS encoding sensor histidine kinase, producing MKFNNPEIKRLVEQNLSPADLARAMDELLTRERESVAHMKNDYERLKVIIDLIPNTISWVNSDMTYFGVNRALADTCNVTPDDFIGKTIGFYTKERFFYEFVTELFRSKSDTIYRELEARISGVDHTYLVTGTKLEDKEKAVVIGVDITELSKLKDHVSFTQKLANLGEMFAGIIHDINNPLMMIEGNVRRAKKKINDDEALELLTKVEMSSQKISKIVQGIKVYIRQDGTAEPHVKENLGKIVDDALVICENKLKENMVAVTFDPKINQMEVSCHFTQIFQVFVNLISNAIDAISHLQEKSIEITARDLGERIQVRFMDSGNGIPKEIQEKMFNAFFTTKDRGVGSGLGLSLCRKILEAHGGSLTIDNSAPHTTFVVELKK from the coding sequence ATGAAGTTTAATAATCCAGAAATCAAACGTCTTGTTGAACAAAACTTATCGCCTGCCGATCTGGCGCGTGCCATGGATGAACTCCTGACTCGCGAAAGAGAAAGTGTGGCCCACATGAAAAATGATTATGAAAGGCTTAAAGTCATTATCGACTTAATCCCCAATACCATTTCGTGGGTCAATAGCGATATGACTTATTTTGGTGTCAACCGCGCTTTAGCAGACACATGCAACGTGACTCCGGATGATTTCATTGGAAAGACGATTGGTTTTTACACCAAAGAGCGCTTCTTCTACGAATTCGTCACAGAACTTTTCCGATCAAAAAGCGATACGATTTACCGCGAGCTGGAGGCCCGCATTTCCGGCGTTGATCACACCTACCTGGTGACGGGGACAAAACTTGAAGACAAAGAAAAAGCAGTTGTCATTGGCGTTGATATCACTGAGCTCTCAAAGCTAAAAGACCACGTCTCTTTCACGCAAAAGCTAGCTAATCTAGGGGAGATGTTCGCTGGAATCATTCACGATATCAATAATCCTTTAATGATGATTGAAGGCAATGTCAGACGAGCTAAAAAGAAAATAAACGATGATGAAGCCTTGGAACTTTTAACAAAAGTAGAAATGAGTTCACAAAAAATTTCTAAGATCGTGCAAGGAATTAAAGTTTACATCCGCCAGGATGGGACAGCTGAGCCACATGTAAAAGAAAACTTAGGAAAGATTGTCGATGATGCTTTAGTGATTTGTGAAAACAAACTCAAAGAGAATATGGTCGCAGTGACTTTTGATCCAAAGATCAATCAAATGGAAGTCTCTTGTCATTTCACTCAAATCTTCCAGGTGTTTGTTAACCTGATCTCCAACGCGATAGATGCCATTTCCCACCTTCAGGAAAAATCTATTGAAATTACCGCCAGGGATCTTGGAGAGCGCATTCAGGTGCGTTTTATGGATTCTGGTAACGGGATTCCCAAAGAGATTCAGGAGAAGATGTTCAATGCCTTTTTCACGACCAAAGACCGTGGAGTGGGTTCAGGACTGGGGTTGTCGTTGTGCCGAAAAATTCTTGAGGCCCACGGTGGAAGTCTTACTATCGACAATAGCGCTCCTCACACAACATTTGTGGTTGAACTTAAGAAATAG
- a CDS encoding DNA cytosine methyltransferase, with translation MTKTTPTLNFIDLFSGAGGLSCGLELAGMKCVLGVDMDKNAIETFKANHHYANAHCGSIVDLSAAKIRELTKGQEIHAVVGGPPCQGFSTVGLGNPNDQRNMLFKEFIRVVKVTNPLYVVIENVTGLLAKKNEKTIQSIFSIFNKMGYTLDVQVMSAENYGVPERRRRTIIIGSRVHQHITFPQMTSKVMTVGEAFKNLKAPNGKYLNHDIEAAKIKSPIDLERIACVPEGKGVRYEADEKAYFKKKKLKLGVNWKELRENRFRQTKYQRLDRKKPSPTIMTHRHNYFHPTENRYLTQREAASLQSFPNDFTFHGPLSAQWRQIGNAVPPLLGKAIGSAILSMHAEKSAAKKKTAKKSVGAKDLVLNVRKKAFLYKEATIS, from the coding sequence ATGACAAAAACAACACCTACTTTGAATTTCATCGACCTATTCTCTGGCGCCGGCGGGCTTTCTTGCGGGCTTGAATTAGCGGGAATGAAATGTGTCTTAGGTGTAGACATGGATAAAAATGCGATTGAAACCTTTAAGGCCAATCACCATTATGCCAACGCTCATTGCGGATCAATCGTCGATCTTTCAGCGGCCAAAATCAGAGAGCTAACAAAAGGTCAGGAAATCCACGCAGTAGTCGGTGGACCTCCTTGTCAGGGTTTTTCAACTGTCGGTCTGGGGAACCCGAACGACCAAAGAAATATGCTTTTTAAAGAATTCATCCGCGTGGTGAAGGTCACTAACCCGCTTTACGTTGTTATTGAAAACGTAACGGGCCTTCTGGCAAAGAAAAACGAAAAAACAATCCAATCAATTTTTAGCATCTTCAATAAAATGGGATACACGCTTGATGTGCAAGTGATGTCAGCTGAAAACTACGGCGTTCCAGAAAGAAGAAGACGCACAATCATCATTGGTTCGCGCGTTCACCAACACATCACGTTCCCACAAATGACGAGCAAAGTGATGACAGTTGGAGAGGCCTTTAAAAACCTTAAAGCTCCAAACGGCAAATACCTTAACCACGATATCGAAGCCGCTAAAATCAAGTCGCCTATCGATCTTGAGCGCATTGCCTGCGTTCCTGAAGGAAAAGGCGTTCGATATGAAGCTGATGAAAAGGCCTATTTCAAAAAGAAAAAATTAAAACTGGGTGTGAACTGGAAAGAGCTTCGCGAAAATAGATTCAGACAAACAAAATACCAACGTCTGGATAGAAAAAAGCCAAGCCCGACAATCATGACTCACAGACATAATTATTTTCACCCAACTGAAAACCGCTACCTAACTCAAAGAGAGGCAGCGAGCCTTCAGAGTTTTCCAAACGACTTCACTTTCCATGGACCGCTCTCAGCTCAGTGGAGACAAATTGGAAATGCAGTTCCGCCATTATTAGGAAAAGCAATCGGCTCAGCGATTCTTTCTATGCATGCTGAAAAGTCAGCGGCAAAAAAGAAGACTGCTAAAAAATCTGTTGGAGCTAAAGACTTAGTTCTTAATGTGAGAAAGAAAGCTTTCCTTTATAAAGAAGCCACTATTTCTTAA
- a CDS encoding MnmA/TRMU family protein — protein MKEKTSSKTVLIAMTGGVESTVAAYLLKKQGYRCIGVGLQLFADGEESGPFADVAVLDLNKIKGICNYLDIPFYAVNAADIFTDKVLDPLVGRVLSGQTFEPLVFLNSVLLDVLLEKAKKFQTTLVATAHYAKVLKNQKTGAFELMVANDLEFDQSYSLARLEQKHLENLILPLSEIRKKEVEKIGELIKVDFIPRIKSNYKHIMHDPRMARLVEARSSKDLRRTGNIYDYVSDASICEHQGIHHYYVGQSGLVFDKKSEIQIDPLKQIVSIVPFKGNIFIDYPKRLKHQQILVSGFLPATNLDMSLPMSCYVKMSPKGEKIPCRLFFKNNAQALVEFDNPREGLLVPGQFLVFYNREHDKGKVVGSGLVENSGMFDEFNYNTLPEKKEETDEDQEETNQGHIVKLGF, from the coding sequence ATGAAGGAAAAGACCAGTTCTAAAACAGTTCTTATTGCGATGACCGGCGGAGTTGAATCCACCGTGGCCGCTTACCTTCTTAAAAAACAGGGTTACCGTTGCATTGGAGTCGGGCTTCAACTTTTTGCCGACGGCGAAGAATCCGGCCCCTTTGCCGATGTCGCTGTTCTTGATTTAAATAAGATCAAAGGTATTTGTAATTATCTCGACATTCCTTTTTACGCCGTCAATGCCGCCGATATTTTCACTGACAAAGTTTTAGATCCTTTAGTCGGGAGAGTTTTAAGCGGTCAAACTTTTGAGCCGCTGGTATTTTTAAACTCAGTGCTGCTTGATGTGCTTTTAGAAAAAGCAAAAAAATTCCAGACGACACTGGTGGCGACAGCTCACTATGCGAAAGTTTTAAAAAATCAAAAGACCGGAGCTTTTGAACTCATGGTGGCTAACGACCTGGAGTTTGACCAGTCGTATTCACTGGCAAGACTAGAACAAAAACACCTGGAGAATTTGATTCTCCCACTGTCTGAAATCAGAAAAAAAGAAGTCGAAAAAATCGGCGAGCTTATCAAGGTTGATTTCATTCCAAGAATAAAAAGTAACTACAAACACATCATGCATGACCCGCGCATGGCAAGACTTGTAGAGGCCCGCTCGTCAAAAGATTTAAGACGCACGGGAAATATCTACGATTACGTCTCTGATGCCTCTATTTGTGAGCACCAGGGAATCCATCATTATTACGTCGGGCAATCAGGGTTGGTTTTTGATAAGAAAAGCGAAATCCAGATTGATCCGTTAAAACAAATTGTTTCCATCGTGCCTTTTAAAGGAAACATCTTCATTGATTATCCCAAAAGATTAAAACATCAACAGATACTGGTTTCTGGTTTTCTTCCGGCCACCAATCTCGACATGTCTTTGCCGATGTCTTGTTATGTAAAGATGTCGCCCAAAGGTGAAAAAATTCCATGCCGTCTGTTTTTTAAAAATAATGCTCAGGCGTTAGTCGAATTTGATAATCCTCGCGAAGGTCTTTTGGTGCCAGGTCAGTTTTTGGTTTTCTACAACCGCGAACACGACAAAGGAAAAGTTGTGGGTTCGGGTTTAGTGGAAAATAGTGGGATGTTTGATGAATTCAATTACAACACACTTCCAGAGAAAAAAGAGGAAACTGATGAAGATCAAGAAGAAACAAACCAAGGTCACATCGTCAAATTGGGCTTCTAA
- a CDS encoding M28 family metallopeptidase, with protein sequence MKIKKKQTKVTSSNWASKLFFGALIFSSVTAWSFEYQDFEKKVKNPYQVRSLVEKMPRKDIEENLRSFLVAGRPSRLIGSAGHKKVQDYLEEKLKAANSTNATYKRQEFTLSDASVSKEKGVNFIWEKKGTTKPEEVIILMANYDTLLKDPKTGKVILKGEMPGADNNGSGVSMLLSMMEIFNKLEIPKTVLLVFLDAEEFGAQGSKEFAKSLNEGVKPAGFINLTMLGHDSRTTDTEKKLNNLKLYTSGTEGDSAFGKLITKLGEREYSSISFKEEKISDGTSTLGFPATAESLWGAGFVGITLTQNRQTDLNPRYMTANDFAETLNIATYTNVFKYVTYAVLSWNYDIVK encoded by the coding sequence ATGAAGATCAAGAAGAAACAAACCAAGGTCACATCGTCAAATTGGGCTTCTAAGCTCTTTTTTGGCGCTCTTATTTTTTCATCTGTCACTGCGTGGTCATTTGAGTACCAGGACTTCGAAAAAAAAGTTAAAAATCCCTATCAAGTGCGAAGCTTAGTTGAAAAAATGCCTCGAAAAGATATCGAAGAAAACCTGCGCTCGTTTTTAGTGGCCGGGAGACCTTCGCGTTTAATTGGGAGCGCTGGTCACAAAAAAGTTCAAGACTATCTCGAAGAAAAATTAAAAGCAGCAAATAGCACCAATGCCACTTACAAACGCCAGGAGTTCACTCTTTCAGATGCGAGTGTCTCAAAAGAAAAAGGTGTGAATTTTATCTGGGAGAAAAAAGGTACAACAAAACCAGAAGAAGTCATTATCCTCATGGCCAATTACGATACACTTTTAAAAGATCCCAAGACGGGAAAAGTCATTTTAAAAGGCGAGATGCCGGGAGCTGACAATAATGGCTCTGGGGTGTCGATGCTTTTATCAATGATGGAAATTTTTAATAAACTTGAAATTCCAAAAACAGTTTTATTGGTTTTTTTAGATGCTGAAGAATTTGGGGCCCAGGGATCAAAAGAGTTTGCGAAATCTCTTAATGAAGGAGTTAAGCCTGCTGGTTTTATTAATCTGACCATGCTCGGTCACGACAGCAGAACAACTGATACTGAAAAAAAATTAAACAACTTAAAACTCTACACCAGCGGAACAGAAGGGGATTCGGCATTTGGGAAACTCATCACGAAGCTGGGGGAAAGAGAGTATAGTTCAATTTCTTTTAAGGAAGAAAAAATCAGCGATGGGACAAGCACCCTGGGCTTTCCGGCCACGGCCGAGAGCCTTTGGGGGGCGGGGTTTGTAGGAATTACACTGACTCAGAACCGCCAAACGGACCTAAATCCCCGCTATATGACCGCTAATGACTTTGCGGAGACCTTGAATATAGCTACTTACACCAATGTGTTTAAGTACGTCACTTACGCCGTCCTCTCGTGGAATTATGACATAGTCAAATAA
- the mnmA gene encoding tRNA 2-thiouridine(34) synthase MnmA, producing MNKPKSETLVIVGMSGGVDSSVSAALLKEEGYNVVGLFMKNWEEFDEHGVCQSSKEYADVVKVCEKLDIPYYSVDFIKEYKEQVFSHFVEEYKMGFTPNPDILCNREIKFKVFFEKAMELGADFLATGHYCQSLMVDGQQRLVKGADPLKDQSYFLYTIKKEILEKVLFPIGHIPKTEVRRIAAKYDLATKEKKDSTGICFIGERNFKNFLSNYVTFEDGNFETLDGTIVGRHTGATYYTLGQRKGLGLGGQGEPWFVVGKDMKRNVVIVERGDHHPHMYADTLTATDLSFVGGAWDRPLPFKCTAKVRYRQKDQACTVTKIEGDKIYVEFDEAQRAITPRQSVVFYDGDVCLGGAMIEASGPSYYEMKRPLASLEVTSTSDH from the coding sequence ATGAATAAACCTAAATCAGAAACATTGGTCATTGTCGGCATGAGCGGAGGCGTAGACTCCTCGGTGAGCGCTGCCCTTCTTAAAGAAGAAGGCTACAATGTCGTGGGTCTATTCATGAAAAACTGGGAAGAGTTTGATGAGCACGGTGTATGCCAGTCATCAAAAGAATACGCTGATGTGGTTAAGGTGTGCGAAAAACTCGACATCCCTTACTACTCGGTAGACTTCATCAAAGAATACAAAGAGCAAGTGTTCTCTCACTTTGTTGAAGAATACAAAATGGGCTTCACTCCTAATCCAGACATTCTTTGTAACCGCGAAATCAAGTTCAAAGTTTTCTTTGAAAAAGCAATGGAGCTGGGAGCAGACTTTCTGGCCACAGGACACTACTGCCAAAGCCTTATGGTTGATGGTCAACAGCGCCTGGTGAAGGGGGCCGATCCACTAAAAGATCAGTCGTATTTCCTCTACACAATTAAAAAAGAAATCTTGGAAAAAGTTCTTTTCCCTATCGGTCACATTCCAAAGACTGAGGTCAGAAGAATTGCTGCTAAATACGACCTGGCCACTAAAGAGAAAAAAGACTCGACTGGTATTTGTTTTATCGGAGAGAGAAATTTTAAAAACTTCCTTTCAAACTATGTGACGTTTGAAGACGGAAATTTTGAAACTTTAGACGGCACGATTGTCGGCCGCCACACAGGAGCGACTTATTACACTTTAGGACAGAGAAAAGGTCTGGGCCTAGGTGGACAAGGGGAGCCGTGGTTTGTGGTTGGAAAAGACATGAAGAGAAACGTGGTGATCGTTGAACGCGGCGACCACCATCCGCATATGTACGCAGACACTCTAACAGCGACTGACCTGTCGTTTGTAGGCGGCGCTTGGGATCGTCCATTGCCGTTTAAATGTACAGCGAAGGTTAGATACCGTCAGAAAGACCAGGCCTGTACTGTGACGAAAATTGAAGGCGATAAAATCTACGTTGAATTCGATGAAGCTCAAAGAGCGATTACGCCAAGGCAGTCTGTTGTGTTTTACGACGGGGATGTTTGTTTAGGGGGAGCGATGATTGAAGCTTCCGGCCCTAGTTATTACGAAATGAAAAGGCCCTTAGCGAGTCTGGAAGTCACCAGTACTTCGGATCATTAA
- a CDS encoding uracil-DNA glycosylase: protein MDENTNHRIPCMRCKHYYSTFDPKIPRGCKLYQFQSATMPYILVKQSTGKDCPSFEEKAKKGGDDEGGKKDFNDPKYW from the coding sequence ATGGACGAAAACACCAACCATCGAATCCCCTGTATGCGCTGTAAGCACTACTACTCTACCTTTGACCCTAAGATCCCGCGCGGATGCAAGCTCTATCAATTCCAGTCGGCCACAATGCCTTATATCCTGGTTAAACAATCAACAGGTAAGGACTGCCCTTCCTTTGAAGAGAAAGCTAAAAAGGGCGGTGATGATGAGGGTGGAAAAAAGGATTTTAATGATCCGAAGTACTGGTGA